Proteins co-encoded in one Kutzneria chonburiensis genomic window:
- a CDS encoding sensor histidine kinase, with product MLGVRGLATVLALVAGVMVMAAAAVLARSPDAADIASATVDVVIALPAVVLGLVVARRRPNQMVGALLVGMGLAPCVVVLLDAVARTSARVPDVVPGAGLLAALDNGVWMLWYLPVALLALYFPDGSLSSRRWRLVAIGLPVVAVAFEIREAIDTRDDPDAFVLALLAAFLGLLVAAATALVRRYRQADAVRGAQLAWIALAMMFLPITLLLCWSSYLFLGRADLVLIGLVLTYLAIPAATTIAMLRHGLYDSRRALSTTVAYTVVTAGLLGVFAATSALSGVLAGRDSVVAAAIVTAASVLALAPVRQRVQRVVDRRLYPARRAALAALDVLRQQVHIGQSVPEHVETVLGEALRDSSLRVGYRLPGRDDLVDANGVALPAVTGHESVPIRVGDVEIGVLRWHGGSSRELLRELAAACALLVELVRLRIELGQALRNVEASRGRLQHVSYQERRRLERDLHDGAQQRLVTLGMALRLAQRQLRAGSVDVDGLLDHGVAELGTAVAELRQLAHGLRPSSLDDGLGPALAGLTSTMPMSVVLDVHPGELPEDVVTTAYYVVAESITNAAKHAQAERVRVHVERCDDQLRVAVTDDGIGGAAFNDGTGLTGLSDRVAATGGTLRVHSPAGAGTQVEAVLPCAS from the coding sequence GTGCTGGGGGTTCGAGGGCTGGCGACGGTATTGGCGCTGGTAGCCGGGGTGATGGTGATGGCCGCCGCGGCTGTGCTCGCGCGGTCGCCGGATGCGGCGGACATCGCCTCCGCGACTGTCGATGTCGTCATTGCGCTCCCGGCGGTCGTCCTTGGCCTGGTGGTGGCACGCCGGCGGCCGAACCAGATGGTCGGTGCCCTGCTGGTGGGAATGGGATTGGCCCCGTGCGTCGTGGTGCTGCTGGACGCGGTGGCCAGGACTTCCGCGCGCGTGCCCGATGTGGTTCCCGGCGCCGGTCTGCTCGCTGCGCTGGACAACGGCGTGTGGATGCTGTGGTACCTGCCTGTCGCGTTGCTCGCGCTGTACTTCCCGGATGGCTCGTTGTCGTCCCGACGATGGCGACTGGTCGCGATCGGGCTGCCGGTGGTGGCGGTGGCGTTCGAGATCCGCGAAGCGATCGACACCAGGGATGATCCGGACGCCTTCGTCCTGGCCCTGTTGGCCGCTTTCCTTGGGCTGCTGGTCGCTGCGGCGACCGCGCTCGTGCGTCGCTACCGCCAGGCCGACGCCGTACGCGGGGCACAGCTGGCCTGGATCGCGCTGGCCATGATGTTCCTGCCGATCACGTTGCTGCTGTGCTGGTCGAGCTACCTGTTCCTCGGCCGGGCGGACCTGGTGCTGATCGGCTTGGTGCTGACCTACCTCGCGATTCCCGCCGCCACCACGATCGCGATGCTCCGCCACGGGCTCTACGACTCGCGGCGGGCCCTGTCCACGACGGTCGCCTACACCGTCGTGACGGCCGGTCTGCTCGGGGTTTTCGCCGCCACGTCCGCGTTGAGCGGTGTCCTCGCCGGTCGCGATTCCGTGGTGGCGGCGGCAATCGTCACCGCGGCCAGCGTGTTGGCGCTGGCTCCGGTGCGGCAGCGGGTGCAGCGGGTGGTGGACCGCCGGCTCTATCCCGCCCGCCGGGCCGCATTGGCCGCTCTGGACGTTCTGCGTCAACAAGTCCACATCGGACAGTCGGTGCCCGAGCATGTCGAAACCGTGCTGGGCGAAGCATTGCGGGACTCGTCGCTGCGCGTCGGCTACCGCCTGCCCGGCCGTGACGATCTTGTCGACGCGAACGGTGTCGCGCTGCCGGCCGTCACCGGGCACGAGTCGGTGCCGATCCGGGTCGGGGACGTCGAGATCGGCGTTTTGCGTTGGCACGGCGGCAGTTCCCGCGAGCTGCTGCGCGAGCTGGCCGCCGCCTGCGCCCTGCTGGTCGAGCTGGTCCGGCTGCGTATCGAACTCGGGCAGGCGTTGCGGAACGTGGAGGCCAGTCGCGGCCGTCTGCAACACGTCAGCTACCAGGAACGCCGTCGGCTCGAACGCGACCTGCACGACGGCGCGCAACAGCGCCTCGTGACGCTGGGCATGGCGTTAAGGTTGGCACAGCGTCAATTGCGGGCCGGATCGGTCGACGTGGACGGGCTGTTGGACCACGGTGTGGCGGAGCTCGGCACTGCCGTCGCCGAGCTGCGCCAGCTCGCTCACGGTCTGCGGCCGAGCAGCCTCGACGACGGCCTCGGACCGGCCCTGGCCGGGTTGACCAGCACCATGCCCATGTCGGTGGTACTCGACGTGCATCCCGGCGAGCTGCCGGAGGATGTCGTCACGACCGCCTACTACGTGGTCGCCGAGTCGATCACCAATGCCGCCAAGCATGCCCAGGCCGAGCGGGTCCGAGTGCACGTCGAGCGGTGTGATGATCAGCTGCGGGTGGCGGTGACCGACGACGGCATCGGCGGGGCTGCCTTCAACGACGGCACCGGGCTGACCGGCCTGAGTGACCGGGTCGCGGCCACCGGCGGCACGCTCCGCGTGCACAGTCCGGCCGGTGCCGGCACGCAGGTCGAGGCGGTGCTGCCGTGCGCATCGTGA
- a CDS encoding response regulator, with amino-acid sequence MRIVIGEDSVLFREGLARLLEDAGHEIVAKAGDASAVLRAVHETEPDLAIIDIRMPPDHTDDGARVARQVRADFPELGIVLLSQHVESRHSVELVASGRFGYLLKDRVLDVDDFLDALRRVRAGGSALDPDVVTRLIGGRPPAELTPRERDVLALMAEGRTNSAIARRLCLTARTVESHVANILAKLDLPVSDDDHRRVLAVLAYLGRPVIGPR; translated from the coding sequence GTGCGCATCGTGATCGGCGAGGATTCCGTGCTGTTCCGCGAAGGACTGGCCCGGCTGCTCGAGGACGCGGGGCACGAGATCGTGGCCAAGGCCGGCGATGCCTCGGCGGTGCTGCGTGCTGTGCACGAAACCGAACCGGACCTGGCGATCATCGACATCCGCATGCCGCCCGACCACACCGACGACGGCGCCCGCGTCGCCCGGCAGGTGCGCGCCGACTTCCCGGAACTGGGCATTGTCCTGCTCTCCCAACACGTGGAGAGCCGGCATTCCGTCGAACTGGTGGCCAGCGGCCGTTTCGGCTACCTGCTCAAGGACCGGGTGCTCGACGTCGACGACTTCCTCGACGCGCTGCGCCGGGTCCGGGCCGGCGGGTCGGCGCTCGACCCGGACGTGGTCACGCGGCTGATCGGTGGCCGCCCGCCGGCGGAGCTGACACCTCGCGAACGTGACGTGCTCGCGCTGATGGCCGAAGGCCGCACCAACTCGGCCATCGCTCGGCGGCTGTGCCTGACGGCGCGGACGGTCGAGAGCCACGTGGCCAACATCCTGGCAAAACTTGATCTTCCGGTCAGCGACGACGACCACCGGCGGGTGCTGGCCGTGCTGGCCTATCTCGGCCGTCCGGTGATCGGGCCGCGGTGA
- a CDS encoding TMEM175 family protein has product MTEKSPERLVFFTDAVVAIALTLLVLPLTEIVPELVAAHGEPIEAITRNQPKIWSFLLSFAVIGRQWFGHHRLFEHVRAYTQTLMLTNMVWLLSVIVMPFATQLVGGFGTDEFTCLLYIGTIVVNSGCISLMTLAVRANPKLLKEGERLSGRWMYNTLGTTISMLAAFVLVLLVPAVNYYSLLLLLVPPVVARLVHPEPAKPTQLSE; this is encoded by the coding sequence ATGACCGAGAAGTCGCCCGAACGCCTGGTGTTCTTCACCGACGCGGTGGTCGCCATCGCGCTGACGCTGCTGGTGCTGCCGCTGACGGAGATCGTGCCGGAGCTGGTGGCGGCGCACGGCGAGCCGATCGAGGCGATCACGCGGAACCAGCCGAAGATCTGGAGCTTCCTGCTCAGCTTCGCGGTGATCGGCCGCCAGTGGTTCGGCCACCACCGGCTGTTCGAGCACGTGCGGGCCTACACCCAGACGCTGATGCTGACCAACATGGTCTGGCTGCTGTCGGTGATCGTGATGCCCTTCGCCACGCAGCTGGTCGGCGGCTTCGGCACCGACGAGTTCACCTGCCTGCTCTACATCGGCACGATCGTGGTGAACAGCGGGTGCATCTCGCTGATGACGCTGGCGGTGCGGGCGAACCCGAAGCTGCTCAAGGAGGGCGAGCGGCTCTCGGGCCGCTGGATGTACAACACGCTGGGCACGACGATCTCGATGCTGGCGGCGTTCGTCCTCGTCCTGCTGGTGCCGGCGGTCAACTACTATTCCCTGCTGCTGCTCCTGGTGCCGCCGGTGGTGGCCCGACTGGTGCACCCGGAGCCGGCCAAGCCGACGCAACTGTCCGAATAG
- a CDS encoding LacI family DNA-binding transcriptional regulator, with translation MPRATIRDVARAAGVSVSTVSRVFTHPELFRDETRLKVHTAAGQLNYSPNRNAASLTTGRTANIGLVVPNLANPLFPEMIKAAQHGAREHGLAALLADSDDSAADEEKLVHALAKDVDGLILFSSLLTDEQIASVDSLRPLVFVNRHVPGHRSVLVDAPHAMSLLTQYLANLGHTAATYYPGPDNSWVAHDRLAALRKAASTTGLDLTIAPMGPASYESGSAVADELVRQPLPTAVLCFNDQMAMGVVARLLQLGVRIPEQTSVTGWGGTKVGAYSTPALTTIAAPLADLGSAAVAELLLAQQDDPGADPAPVTLEATLQARATTGRARD, from the coding sequence GTGCCGCGAGCTACGATTCGCGACGTCGCACGGGCGGCGGGCGTGTCGGTCTCCACGGTGTCGCGGGTGTTCACCCACCCGGAGCTGTTCCGCGACGAGACGCGGCTGAAGGTGCACACCGCGGCCGGGCAGTTGAACTACTCCCCCAACCGGAACGCGGCCTCGCTGACCACGGGGCGGACCGCGAACATCGGGCTGGTGGTGCCGAACCTGGCCAATCCGCTGTTCCCCGAGATGATCAAGGCGGCCCAGCACGGCGCCCGCGAACACGGCCTGGCCGCGCTGCTCGCGGACAGCGACGACAGCGCCGCCGACGAGGAGAAGCTGGTGCACGCCCTGGCCAAGGACGTGGACGGGCTGATCCTGTTCTCCTCGCTGCTGACCGACGAGCAGATCGCCTCGGTGGACTCGCTGCGGCCGCTCGTGTTCGTCAACCGGCACGTGCCCGGGCATCGCAGCGTGCTGGTCGACGCGCCGCACGCAATGTCCTTGCTCACGCAATATCTGGCCAATCTCGGCCACACCGCCGCCACCTACTACCCCGGGCCCGACAACTCGTGGGTCGCGCACGACCGGCTCGCCGCGCTGCGCAAGGCCGCTTCCACAACCGGCCTCGATCTGACGATCGCGCCGATGGGGCCCGCCTCGTACGAGAGCGGCAGCGCCGTCGCCGACGAGCTCGTACGACAACCGTTACCCACAGCCGTGCTGTGCTTCAACGACCAGATGGCCATGGGAGTCGTCGCCCGGCTGCTGCAACTCGGCGTGCGTATTCCTGAACAGACCAGCGTGACCGGCTGGGGCGGCACCAAGGTCGGCGCCTACTCCACGCCCGCGCTCACCACCATCGCCGCCCCGTTGGCCGATCTCGGTTCGGCCGCCGTCGCCGAGCTTCTCCTTGCCCAGCAGGATGATCCCGGCGCCGATCCCGCTCCCGTGACCCTGGAGGCGACGCTACAGGCCCGGGCTACCACCGGCCGGGCCCGCGACTGA
- the paaK gene encoding phenylacetate--CoA ligase PaaK produces MTAGWGAAPSARELTAAEQLSADELRALQLGRLQWTLRHAYENVPFYRKKFDEAGVRPQDCRELADLAGFPVTTKHDLRDNYPFGMFAVPPDQVRRIHASSGTTGKPTVVGYTAEDIDTWATVMARSIFAAGGRPGHKVHVAYGYGLFTGGLGAHYGAEKLGCTVIPASGGMTARQVQIITDFRPEIIMVTPTYMLTLLDEFERQGIDPVTSSLRVGIFGAEPWTEKMRAEIEARAGLHAVDIYGLSEVMGPGVAQECVETKDGLHIWEDHFLPEVIDPVYGNVLPDGETGELLFTSLTKQALPIIRYRTRDLTALRPGTARPAFRRMDKVTGRSDDMIILRGVNVFPTQIEEIVLGTAGLSPHFQLRLSRRERMDHLTVVVEARPDAGGEQRSAAAAEIVGRVKDGVGVTVAVEVVDPETLERSVGKLKRVIDERPKD; encoded by the coding sequence ATGACGGCAGGATGGGGTGCGGCGCCGTCCGCGCGCGAGCTGACGGCTGCCGAGCAGCTCTCCGCCGACGAGCTGCGTGCGCTCCAGCTCGGCCGTCTACAATGGACTTTGCGGCACGCGTACGAGAACGTCCCCTTCTACCGCAAGAAGTTCGACGAGGCCGGGGTGCGGCCGCAGGACTGTCGGGAGCTGGCCGACCTGGCCGGTTTTCCCGTGACGACAAAGCACGACCTGCGGGACAACTACCCGTTCGGCATGTTCGCCGTGCCGCCGGACCAGGTCCGGCGCATCCACGCCTCCAGTGGCACCACCGGAAAGCCGACCGTGGTCGGCTACACGGCCGAGGACATCGACACCTGGGCCACGGTGATGGCCCGCTCCATCTTCGCCGCCGGCGGCCGGCCCGGGCACAAGGTTCATGTTGCGTACGGCTACGGCCTGTTCACCGGAGGCCTCGGTGCGCACTACGGCGCCGAGAAGCTTGGCTGCACGGTGATTCCCGCCTCCGGCGGGATGACCGCCCGGCAGGTGCAGATCATCACCGACTTCCGGCCCGAGATCATCATGGTCACGCCGACGTACATGCTGACCCTGTTGGACGAGTTCGAGCGGCAGGGCATCGATCCGGTGACCAGCTCGCTGCGGGTCGGGATCTTCGGTGCAGAGCCGTGGACCGAGAAGATGCGGGCCGAGATCGAGGCGCGGGCCGGGCTGCATGCCGTCGACATCTACGGGCTGTCCGAGGTGATGGGGCCGGGTGTCGCGCAGGAGTGCGTGGAGACCAAGGACGGGCTGCACATCTGGGAGGACCACTTCCTGCCCGAGGTGATCGATCCGGTGTACGGCAACGTGCTGCCGGACGGCGAGACCGGCGAGCTGCTGTTCACGTCGTTGACCAAGCAGGCGTTGCCGATCATCCGGTACCGAACCCGTGATCTCACCGCGCTGCGCCCCGGCACCGCTCGGCCGGCGTTCCGGCGTATGGACAAGGTCACCGGCCGCAGCGACGACATGATCATCCTGCGTGGGGTGAACGTGTTTCCCACGCAGATCGAGGAGATCGTGCTCGGGACGGCCGGGTTGTCCCCGCACTTCCAGCTTCGGCTCAGCCGTCGGGAACGGATGGATCACCTGACGGTCGTCGTCGAGGCCCGGCCCGATGCCGGGGGTGAGCAGCGGTCCGCGGCCGCGGCGGAGATCGTCGGGCGGGTCAAGGACGGCGTCGGTGTGACGGTGGCGGTCGAGGTGGTGGATCCGGAGACGTTGGAGCGGTCGGTCGGCAAGCTCAAGCGGGTCATCGACGAGCGGCCGAAGGATTGA
- a CDS encoding DinB family protein, with protein MADLKPPRSAVGERETLLSLLQYQRDSLVRKVTQLPPGAERLRLVPSETTLLWLVEHLAWAEILWVSHRFAGHPLPSSTVYDTLAEALAAYQEAWTTVDEIVVASDLDDLCRLTDEAVNLRWVLTHLLQETARHAGHADILRELIDGRTGR; from the coding sequence ATGGCCGATCTCAAGCCGCCGCGCTCAGCTGTCGGCGAACGCGAGACGCTGCTCTCGTTGCTCCAGTACCAGCGCGACAGCCTCGTGCGGAAGGTCACCCAGCTGCCGCCCGGGGCCGAGCGGCTGCGGCTCGTGCCGTCCGAGACCACGCTGCTGTGGCTCGTCGAGCACCTCGCGTGGGCCGAGATTCTGTGGGTCTCCCACCGGTTCGCCGGTCACCCGCTGCCGTCGTCCACGGTTTACGACACCCTGGCCGAGGCCCTCGCCGCGTATCAGGAGGCGTGGACCACCGTCGACGAGATCGTCGTCGCGTCGGATCTCGACGACCTCTGCCGGCTCACCGACGAGGCCGTCAACCTGCGGTGGGTGCTCACCCACCTGCTCCAGGAGACCGCCCGGCACGCCGGTCACGCCGACATCCTGCGGGAGCTGATCGACGGTCGGACCGGGCGCTGA
- a CDS encoding GNAT family N-acetyltransferase, producing the protein MDRDLVLAEFDRQIRRAEGEVLIEDDWAGVVATDLDETTADAAIAGHVARFAALHREWEWKHYSYDQPADLADRLLAAGFTPEPTEALLVAAIDELPTHAALPPGTELVPVTDAEAAAMFVKVHDEVFGGDYAAVGRKLLEDKENQRGFVVLAGGVPISCARVEFHRGTDFASLWGCGTLKQWRGRGLFRALVAHGTKLAADRGFRYFQADASDDSSPILQRLGFVLLATTTPFIHP; encoded by the coding sequence GTGGACCGCGATCTTGTGCTGGCCGAGTTCGACCGTCAGATTCGCCGGGCCGAGGGGGAGGTGCTGATCGAGGACGACTGGGCCGGGGTCGTGGCCACCGACCTCGACGAGACCACCGCCGACGCGGCGATCGCCGGGCACGTGGCCAGGTTCGCCGCACTGCACCGGGAATGGGAGTGGAAGCACTACTCCTACGACCAGCCGGCCGATCTTGCCGATCGCCTGCTGGCGGCGGGATTCACGCCCGAGCCGACCGAAGCCCTGCTGGTGGCGGCGATCGATGAACTGCCGACCCACGCCGCGTTGCCGCCGGGGACGGAGCTCGTGCCGGTGACCGATGCCGAGGCGGCGGCGATGTTCGTGAAGGTGCACGACGAGGTGTTCGGCGGAGACTACGCGGCTGTGGGTCGGAAACTGTTGGAAGACAAGGAGAACCAGCGCGGCTTCGTGGTTCTGGCCGGGGGTGTGCCGATTTCCTGCGCTCGCGTGGAGTTTCATCGTGGCACGGACTTCGCCAGCCTGTGGGGCTGCGGGACGCTCAAGCAGTGGCGCGGCCGGGGGTTGTTCCGGGCGTTGGTGGCGCACGGCACGAAGCTGGCCGCGGACAGGGGATTCCGCTACTTCCAGGCCGACGCCTCGGACGACAGCAGCCCGATCCTGCAACGGCTGGGCTTCGTTCTGCTGGCCACCACGACGCCGTTCATCCACCCCTGA
- a CDS encoding phosphotransferase family protein: MTSINSYQRHVDDRQLAEVLAAAGVGAERLAERVQLGEASYNTAYRLRLTDGSGLVLKVAPDPAMPGLSYERDLMRTETLFYRTAAALPVPTVVHADFSRTLLDSDFLLMTELPGNNWYGQRESLADDDRRRLRGDLGRLVASLHQITGEEFGYPQGKTSSSWRVAFLGMLDALLADAEHWETSLPREVSQLRRLIAANAHALDDVTTPVLVHFDLWAGNILVHDNEITGIVDGERAFWGDPLAEMVSLALFASIEDDAAFLDGYGGIEFTDRARRRLALYRTYLYLIMLIEGAPRGYEGPDREALVEITSLHLRKALAELE, translated from the coding sequence ATGACCAGCATCAACAGCTACCAGCGGCACGTCGATGACCGGCAGCTGGCGGAGGTGCTGGCGGCGGCCGGCGTTGGGGCCGAAAGGCTGGCCGAGCGGGTGCAGCTGGGCGAAGCCAGCTACAACACGGCCTATCGGCTGCGGCTGACGGACGGGTCGGGGCTGGTGTTGAAGGTGGCGCCGGACCCGGCGATGCCGGGCCTGTCCTACGAGCGCGACCTGATGCGGACCGAAACCCTGTTCTACCGCACGGCCGCCGCGCTGCCGGTGCCGACGGTGGTGCACGCGGACTTCTCCCGCACGCTGCTCGACAGTGACTTCCTGCTGATGACCGAGCTGCCCGGCAACAACTGGTACGGCCAACGCGAGTCGCTGGCCGACGACGACCGACGACGACTGCGTGGCGATCTGGGCCGGCTGGTGGCGTCGCTGCACCAGATCACCGGTGAGGAATTCGGCTACCCGCAAGGGAAAACGTCGTCCTCCTGGCGTGTGGCCTTCCTTGGCATGCTCGACGCCCTGCTGGCCGACGCGGAGCACTGGGAAACGTCGCTGCCACGGGAGGTGTCGCAGCTCCGCCGGCTGATCGCGGCCAACGCGCACGCGCTCGACGACGTGACCACGCCGGTGCTGGTGCATTTCGACCTGTGGGCAGGCAACATCCTGGTGCACGACAACGAGATCACCGGCATCGTCGACGGTGAGCGGGCGTTCTGGGGCGATCCGCTGGCGGAGATGGTGTCACTGGCGCTGTTCGCGTCCATTGAGGACGATGCCGCGTTCCTTGACGGCTACGGTGGCATCGAGTTCACGGACCGCGCGCGGCGGCGGTTGGCCCTGTATCGCACCTACCTGTACCTGATCATGCTCATCGAAGGCGCGCCCCGCGGCTACGAGGGTCCGGATCGGGAGGCGCTGGTGGAGATCACCTCGCTGCACCTGCGAAAAGCGTTGGCGGAGCTGGAATGA
- a CDS encoding MarR family winged helix-turn-helix transcriptional regulator, translated as MAELTELPPDLVRSGVDLRVAVGRIVRRLRQAHEVGDVTLSEVSVLARLDRDGPNTPAVLAELERIRPQAMGVTLSELEGRGLVHREPDTADGRKVLMSVTPTGRKMLSERRSATTERITRALAEEFTAVERRKLLAVLPLLDRLAERL; from the coding sequence GTGGCTGAGCTGACCGAGCTGCCCCCGGACCTGGTCCGGTCCGGCGTCGACCTGCGGGTCGCCGTCGGCCGGATCGTGCGCCGGCTGCGGCAGGCCCACGAGGTGGGCGACGTGACCCTGTCCGAGGTGTCGGTGCTGGCCCGGCTGGACCGGGACGGCCCGAACACGCCGGCCGTGCTGGCCGAGCTGGAGCGGATCCGCCCGCAGGCCATGGGCGTCACACTGTCCGAACTGGAGGGTCGCGGCCTCGTCCACCGCGAGCCCGACACGGCCGACGGCCGCAAGGTGCTGATGTCCGTCACGCCGACCGGTCGGAAGATGTTGTCGGAGCGGCGATCCGCCACCACCGAACGCATCACCCGGGCCCTGGCCGAGGAGTTCACGGCCGTGGAGCGCCGCAAGCTGCTGGCCGTGCTGCCGCTGCTGGACCGGCTGGCGGAGCGGTTGTGA
- a CDS encoding MFS transporter, which translates to MGVFIATVDGSIVIISLPAIFRGIGLDPLAPGNISYLLWMILGYLLVSAVLVVALGRLGDMFGRVRMYNMGFAIFAAASIALSLDPFMGAPGALWLIGWRVVQAFGGAMLTGNSAAIITDAFPANQRGTALGINQITALAGQFIGLLAGGFLAVIDWHAVFWVSVPIGVLGTIWSYRSLRETRTPQPARIDWVGTLTFTTGTGALLAAITYGIQPYGGHATGWTSPTVLGGLGLGLALLIVFCIAETRIRQPMFRLGLFKVRAFAAGNIAALLTAVARGGMQFMLIIWLQGIWLPLHGYDFEDTPLWAGIYLLPLTFGFLVAGPIAGFLSDRFGARLFATGGLVLVVLAFLGLLALPVNFPYPLFALLLFVSGAGQGMFSAPNTSAIMGAVPAADRGVASGMRSTFQNSGTSLSIGVFFSLMIVGLASSLPTTLTAGLTAQGVPESTARSIAELPPVSTLFAAFLGDNPIAHLLGPSGVLTTLPPEHVAALTGKEFFPQLVSGPFHQGLLTVFGAAAIMATIAALASLLRGRNA; encoded by the coding sequence ATGGGCGTGTTCATCGCCACCGTGGACGGCTCGATCGTGATCATCTCGCTGCCGGCGATCTTCCGCGGCATCGGCCTGGATCCGCTGGCCCCCGGCAACATCAGCTACCTGCTGTGGATGATCCTTGGCTACCTGCTGGTGTCCGCGGTGCTGGTGGTGGCGCTCGGCCGGCTCGGCGACATGTTCGGTCGGGTCCGCATGTACAACATGGGCTTCGCCATCTTCGCCGCCGCATCCATTGCCCTGTCACTGGATCCGTTCATGGGCGCGCCCGGCGCGCTCTGGCTGATCGGCTGGCGCGTCGTGCAGGCGTTCGGCGGCGCGATGCTGACGGGCAACTCGGCGGCGATCATCACCGACGCGTTCCCGGCCAACCAGCGCGGAACCGCCTTGGGTATCAACCAGATCACCGCACTGGCCGGGCAGTTCATCGGCCTGCTGGCCGGCGGCTTCCTGGCCGTGATCGACTGGCACGCGGTGTTCTGGGTGAGCGTGCCCATCGGCGTGCTCGGCACGATCTGGTCCTACCGCAGCCTGCGCGAGACCCGTACGCCCCAGCCGGCCCGCATCGACTGGGTCGGCACGCTCACCTTCACCACCGGCACCGGCGCGCTGCTGGCCGCCATCACGTACGGAATCCAGCCCTACGGCGGACATGCGACCGGCTGGACCAGCCCGACCGTCCTAGGTGGACTCGGACTCGGCTTGGCGCTGTTGATCGTGTTCTGCATCGCCGAGACCCGCATCCGCCAACCCATGTTCCGGTTGGGCCTGTTCAAGGTCAGGGCCTTCGCCGCCGGCAACATCGCCGCGCTGCTGACCGCGGTGGCCCGTGGCGGCATGCAGTTCATGCTGATCATCTGGTTGCAGGGTATCTGGCTTCCCCTGCACGGCTACGACTTCGAGGACACGCCGCTGTGGGCCGGCATCTACCTGCTGCCGCTCACCTTCGGCTTCCTCGTCGCCGGCCCGATCGCCGGCTTCCTGTCCGACCGGTTCGGCGCACGACTGTTCGCCACCGGCGGCCTTGTCCTTGTGGTGCTGGCCTTTCTCGGCCTGCTGGCGCTGCCGGTGAACTTCCCGTACCCGCTGTTCGCGCTGCTGCTGTTCGTCAGCGGCGCCGGGCAGGGCATGTTCTCCGCGCCCAACACCTCGGCGATCATGGGCGCGGTGCCGGCCGCCGATCGCGGCGTCGCGTCCGGTATGCGATCAACCTTCCAGAACTCCGGAACGTCCTTGTCCATCGGCGTGTTCTTCTCGCTGATGATCGTCGGCCTTGCCTCGTCGCTGCCGACCACGCTCACCGCCGGCCTGACCGCGCAAGGAGTTCCCGAAAGCACCGCGCGATCCATCGCCGAGCTGCCGCCGGTGAGCACGCTGTTCGCGGCCTTCCTCGGCGACAACCCGATCGCCCACCTGCTGGGCCCCAGCGGCGTGCTGACCACATTGCCGCCCGAGCACGTCGCTGCCTTGACAGGTAAGGAGTTCTTCCCGCAGCTGGTGTCCGGTCCGTTCCATCAGGGCCTGCTGACCGTTTTCGGCGCGGCGGCGATCATGGCCACGATCGCGGCCCTGGCTTCGCTGCTGCGCGGCCGTAACGCCTAA